The Ziziphus jujuba cultivar Dongzao chromosome 1, ASM3175591v1 genome segment AAACCCACCTAAGAACAAAATGTCCCTGAAACAAAAGCTTTCAGGAACAACATTTATTTGGTAATTTGACTGTAAGAGAGAGGCAAAACATCCAAGAAGACAAAAGCAACATGCTTTTCTCAGAAGCAAGCTGTAACTCTAAAAGCATCCAAATCATATTGCGATTTCGAATCACGAATGATGTTAGACAGATAAAGACATTTAAGTTTTCATTATACGAAATTCAACACAAACTTATATACCAAAAGGTGATATCACGTTAACACGGCTTACCTTGTCATTCACCTCGCAGAACTTCAATCTCTCGGTGAAAATGCAATCCCTATTGCTAACCTTGAATTGGTGCGAACCAATCTATATGTACaatgttaaaaacaaaaactgatCAAAATCCATGTGTACaatgttaaaaacaaaaactgatCAAAACCCATGTTAACTACTCCATATCCAtcaaaacacttaaaaaaaaaaaaaaaaaaaaaacaatcaccCGGAACCTGAACAACAGCAAAAAGGGGCTCGTAAGGCTTGAAAACACGATCGGACTTTTGAAGCGGCCCAATCACTTTATACCCAATTGCTGCAGCCTCCACTTCTTTCTCCTCCGCCGAATACTCGCTTTCGGGACGAGAACCAGACGCCGAAACGCTCTCGTCTTCGCTATTCTCCCCAGTTTCTTCATAATCAACGTCTTCATCTTCGTCGTCGTCGTCCTCATCGTCGTTTCCTCTGTTAGATGAGAAATGGCGGAACCGTGAGCAGTGGGTGCACCAGGCGGGTTCAGGGTTGGTGCAAATGGCAGGGAATCTGGTGCTCAAGATTTTGAGGGGTTGTTTGGCGGTTAGATGGGCTATGAAGGATCGAGCAGAAGGGTTCGTAGAGAAGAGAGCAGAGGCTTGACGCGTCAGAGCGTAGAGGCAGCGCCTGTTCGCCATGATTGCGGTTCAGGTGAGCTAAGGACGAGGGTTTTAGCTTAGGATTCAGTTTGGGGTTTTGAAGTGGCCAATTTTTCGTTTCTTCATCGCTTCCGTGATTTcatttgttttccatttttgcTGGTGTATAATTTTCCCTAATTTTGATTGCATGTTgttgtgatttttattttattttattatatatatatatatatatatttatttattttagagttTTTGACAACAATTCACTTTGAATTTTCATCCATTTTTTGCAAATTGCATCATGATCTTTATATTTAGCATAAATATGTATGCtgacatttatatttttttatggcaATGTTCAAACACTTTAAACGTTCGTTCTATTTGGCTATTAAATATCATATACCAGACacattatctatttttttagagacattttttatataatatatattggaaaGCACACCATCagtattttggatattttatattgtaattcaacattaaaagaggaaagagaaagcGGGAGAGAGGTGCTAAGATTTATTGATTAGGGTTTACAAATCCAAACCCCTATCATGATCAAAGTTTGTATgcaggaaacaaaaaaaaaaagaaaaagaaatcattaGTTTAAGAACAAAAAATTCATGAGTTCAAgaaatttgctaaaaaaatcAAGGATTTAATATCTGTTATTGATAACTACGTTGAGGTATAGGGAGAAAGCTCCTACATACGGTAAGTTGAAAAGATTGGTTATGCTTCATgactttattaattttatgaaattgtcaTGCTATTTACGAGTTCAAATTTGTTGGTATTCAATTGACAAAATTTGTTAAAGttttttgttaaattgtttCCAATAGTCAAATTTGTTGGCATTCAATTGACAAAATTTGTTAAAGTATTTTGTTAAATTGTTTCCAATAGGTGTTATAGTAGATTTGGAATATCTAGGTAATGCTGTCTGTATAGTGCATGTGGTTGGTGCTCTGCATTCTGTTTTTGTGCAACTGATTATTAGTTTTATGCTTGGTGGTTTCGAATTTGTTAGTTTATTTGGGAGTgcaaattttttatatgtaaattttgtttTGCGGTTTTTTGCTGTTGTTTGTCCAatagatgatgataatgatgattttttaattaattattttcatgtgataatgatgattttttaattaattattttcatgtttcacttttttttttgtttaattaattatcttgTTATGTGGTTTGGTTTTTAACTTGCTTAATATATGTTTAGTTTAGTTAAATTGGTGACTACTATAGTTGTATTttgatttgttatattttaatgcATGCAGCAGTTAGGTGTGAAGAGTTTATAATTAAGTTTCACTATGAAGGTTATagctaaaataagaaaactaatGTACTTTTGTGGAATTGTAGACTACTTTGACCACCTTAACCCAAATTATGTGTTCATACTTAACTTGAAAGCAATAGGTCAAATGCTAGGTTATAAAGAGAAGAAGTTGGTATTTTATGCTAAGATACCTGGGTTAGtcaatgattttatatatattgtattgaaTGACATTATTTATCAGTTGTGTGTTAAACTACCAGGAGATAGGATGGTTAAAGTGTATATGAAAGAATGTCAAAACCTTTCGAGTGGATACCAAAATCAAGTGATACTGGTGAAGGACAAATAAGCCTGTTAATGGTTAGGGTACAATAGGGATTAATGGTGGGCACATTAAGGGTTAATGGTGTAGGGATGATGAAAGGATTGATACATGCACATTTTGACCTAATGTTATTTGCTTTGAcacattaaaaccacatacaaaaGAACATGGCTTTATACTTAGCTCTGAAACATATATCCCTGGCCAATTTGAACATGAAATACTTGCCTAAACTAAACTTGAAATACCTACTAAACTGAATTTCATGTACCTGCCTGAACTAAACCCCATGTACTTGCCCAAATTAAACTTGAAATTGTACCTGCCCAAACTGAACCTGAAGTACCTGCCCAAATTGAACCCCATGTACTTGCctaaattgaatttgaaatatCTTCCCAAACCAAACCTCATGTACCTTCTCAAATTGAACCTGAAATACAACAAGGACCTTGATACAAACTTAGATTGACTCGCTCATAGCAAATAAAGTATGGATCATTCATGAAGAAAAGCCTTTGCTGACTTggcatgatgatgtggcataTTGCTGAAGTGGCACGATAATGTGGCATATTGTTGAAGTGGCATAGTTTATTTGTTATAGGTTTAGAAGCGAGTCGACCTAAGTTTGTATCAATTTGGTTTCAGAGTTTGGTTTTCTAAGTACAAGTTTGATCTaccttacattttat includes the following:
- the LOC107424196 gene encoding large ribosomal subunit protein bL21m, with translation MANRRCLYALTRQASALFSTNPSARSFIAHLTAKQPLKILSTRFPAICTNPEPAWCTHCSRFRHFSSNRGNDDEDDDDEDEDVDYEETGENSEDESVSASGSRPESEYSAEEKEVEAAAIGYKVIGPLQKSDRVFKPYEPLFAVVQIGSHQFKVSNRDCIFTERLKFCEVNDKVILNKVLLLGSSSQTIVGRPIVPDAAVHAVVEEHALDAKVLIFKKKRRKNYRRTKGHRQELTKLRITDIQGIEKPENIGTQKPLKAAVKKPEKIAVAA